The Microtus ochrogaster isolate Prairie Vole_2 unplaced genomic scaffold, MicOch1.0 UNK46, whole genome shotgun sequence genomic sequence gtgtgtgtgtgtgtgtgtgtgtgtgtgtattttacagAATTCTTCTTAGAtaggagaagaaaaacatggTAGTACAATCCGTGctcaaaattatatattatgtttttttttctccttttctcaataaaaaaaaaagagttgtaagTGCAGAGAGGAAGGACAATTGAGACAGCATGTGACTGAATAAACGAGCTGCATGTACGAAGGAACCTGAAGTAGGTGATTGTATGTTTCAGGTCTTACTGTGCTGCACACAAACACTGTCTCCAGCACCAGTGtatttggaaggagaaaggggggcaGTGAACAGAAGGATTAGGAAAGAGGAGAGATAGTGAGAAAGTActcttgttttaattaaaattaacaaataaattctgtttgttttgaaaaataaaaaaaaagaaaaacagcatggaACAGGTGCAAAAATACATGTGTAGATCAATGAAATTAATTATATGACAGAAAAGAACCCACACAATACCAATagcatttaatattaatatagcTGTCAAATATCCATTCTAGACAACATAGTACGAATTGTAATTGGTGTTAACAATAataacctggagtcagatataggagttaatgctgaaagatcagaaagcCATACTAGCCAGCCatgagctcttacctctactaaaTCCTCAGTTCAACCTAGAAATCCTCTGACTGAAAGCTGTCTCTGTGAAACCTCAGGCTGAATGCGATcaactgtctcctcccaccatatATTCCTCATTCTGAACATCCATATCAGTCCTATCTCCATCTCCCTCATGCAAGTATTAAAGGAGTGtgattcccaagtactggggttaaaggtgtgagcctccacatCCTAATTGTTTCTCGTTGCGACAGATCAATATAGTGTAGCCCAGGgaggccttgaaatcacagaaatccatttgcctctgcctcctgagttctgggattataggtatatgcaACAATTGCCTAGCCTCTATGGCTTACTATTGCCTTAGCTCTGCCCTGTGATCTTCAAGAAAGTGTTATTTGTTGATCATAAACAAAATACTACCATTAGAAATCCAAATGGTCAACAAATATCTCTTGAAAAATTGAAATTCCACATGTAGATAAAGGGAAATACACAGATATCAATTTACGCTAAAAAGTACTCATTCTAAATTTATAACACTTTTAATTTAACCTACTTTaataagtggagaaaaatatgaacatttttaGAAAGTTACAGGGAACCTTGAGGCATATACCTTGGACTTTCTGACAATGATTTGAGTAGAAAAGCGAAGGTCTATATTGACAAAAGTGATTAGATGAAATTAAAGGGCCCCACCatgaaaaataagatataagGAGGGTAAAATAAAAACTCTTACAACATGTATATCACATAGGAGACTAATATTCAGAATGTACAAAACTCTCAATTCATAGAAATTGAAAAACtattgaaaggatttttttttcttatattcttgGTTGTGAGTCAAGCCATTGCTCTACCCCTAAATGGGTATGCCACAATAGGAAAAATTAAAGACAGCTAATAAATACTTTGTAAATATTCAACATTCACAGTTTTCTtagaaatgcaatttaaaactGTGAGGCTATTCCACTTGACATCAGTAACCACAGTCACCATGAtttgagaaaacaacaacaaatattgCTTATAATGTGAACAAAAAGAAGATGTTGAGAgtgaaattaagataaaaatctgGTCAAAACATGAACATCAATGCAGAATCCACACAAGTTAAAACTGGAACTTCCAAATGTACTGGTTCCATATTTTGGCTATATTCTGTAGTTCAGTAATAAATAGGACATGTTAGTATCTTTGTGACATGATGaatttaaattttccatgtaGTAACCAGAACAGGTATAGCTGTGTAATATAGAAGAGCCAATCCTCAACTGTTTCAACCACTACAAGTTCTTATGAACCTGTTGCATATTGTGTATTTCTTGGCCCAGCTTTAAAATTAATGACTGACAGTGTTCCTCCTCAGCTGCTCCACAAACTGTTTGTACTATTTCTGCTTAGTTTCTAGGTGATATTTTTCTAACCTAAAACAATGATCCCTTCCACAAGTTGCTGACACTGAAAAAGGTCAAGAAAAGGGCTCAAGTCGTATGATATTTGAcaaaatcaacttctttattcCAAGACTTACCTAGCTAAGGAAAAAGCTGAGTTCTGCCAGAACAGCGAATGCCTCAGCTGTCCGCACATGAGCATGTATACCtagctttctcccctcctcctcctctgaccAGAAAAAAGTTCACCAAGAGCAGCTCTGATCAGGACCCCTCATCTGCAAAACCTGCCCATCTTTTATTTGCAGACACCAAAAATTATCCTGTCAATATACATTGGGCACTATTCACCACAATCAACTGTTCTCTGTCTTTAACTTTCAGCTTCATGAGCTCTGTGAGAGTGTCTCAAGTTTTATAGAACCCAAGAAAATAACCAAATGCAAATACACTATCCATTCAGAATACTTCTATTATCACCTTATGGggtaaaaaaaaacacaactgcTTTCATTACAGATTTTCACATCATCTATAGCAATTAttcagtgatttttgttttgtgagactaCCTCCATATGTTTCAAAATGAAGCATCAAGCAAATTGATATGCATATCACAGGAAAATTTCATGTGGACGAAGTATCATCTAAATTAACATCCATGTGGCCCTTGGTGCTTTACATATTCCACATACTACTCAAATTTCTACCAAACCCATACAAAAACTAGGCATTATGAAAGACTGATATTGTTTCAGACATGAATGACCGCTCATTATATTTGTACTTTTGTACCTCTCACAACAGGAAAAATATAGGATCatagagtaaaacaaaatagTATCATTAGAAGACCCATTTAAATACAATATTTGCTAagcattttgttctttctttggtttttttgagatgaaGTTTCCTAATATACCAGGTTTAAAAATCTAGAACTCATTCGTAAACATAGCAGCTCAAAAATTCAGAGATTCAATTACTCAGAACAAAAGTGCTAAGTTTAATATGTGTTACAACAAACCAGGTTATCTGCTAacaaatttttctaaaaaaaaaaaaaaaaagtgaaactatGCTCATGAGGACTAGTGAAGCTATCTTTGTGATTATCTGATCCTACAGTTACTTGGGATCTCAAttgctacttttctttctttaacacaGAGGAACATGAAGAACATTATATGAAGTCTTCTAGGTCTAAAATAACATAGCTTCTCTAATTTGAACCAGATCTGGGGAATTCTGGACCGCCTTTCTATGCCCAAACAGGCTTTCACTCTTGTTTGTCTCTTACTATGCTTCTCTGCTTGGTGTCCTAACTCtgtagaacttaaaaaaaaaaaagtcaactctGTATTATATACATCATAACACATGGGTGTAACAGCATAAATGAATATTCAATTGAAAAGTAGGCAAAATCTATCTTTATCCTCAATGACaggaagaataggaaaaaatatacATGAGTATGTATAAAAGCAAATTCCATCTCAATTACAACTAACACGATCAGGGTCATGGTTATATCACCTGGAACTTAAACAATCACAGAACTTTACCTCTAATATCTGGATGTTGGCTGTGTTACATCAACATTTTTGTCcaactttcatattttattattgagaaCAGAGACATTGACAACCTACTCCCCATGCATCCTGCTAGGCTAATGTCCCAAACAAAAGTCAGGGATGCAATGTATCCTGCAGTGTTAGGTCAGGTCACCAGTAAGGACCTGAAAAGTGCCTTTGTTCTACCTTCCTTATAAAGACTCTGGCCTTGCTTCTCCCAGCACAGACTTGGAAGCAACTCCAGAGCCTCCTCCAAGATGCTGGTGGTCCTGCTTACAGCAGCCTTGTTGGCCCTGAGCTCAGCTCAGAGAGCAAATGCAGGTATGAAGTAGAGTAGACGTTGGTTCTGTGAAATGGCTGTTGGACAACACACTGAAATACAGGGCTGGGAGAAATgtgaaaagatgaataaaaaaactgaagaaaaggatTAGCAAAACATATTGGaatctttatattttcattttgcactGGATCTTAAATGTTGCTTAtagtaaaatttaagaaattattttataacaaaataacatGAATGCATTTGTGAAAAGACCTTTTTGGTGGGGCATGATGCATGGGATTATGATACAGTTGACAGAAAGAAACTCAGTTCTCAAGGAGTTATGAGAATCCAATACTAAATAATGGTAATCTTGCTGTACAGAGGATTGTgaaatttgaaagaagaaaaggtatGTCACAGATGCTTTTgagagaatgaataaaataataaagttgaaaCTGTATAGATTCAGGTAGAAATATCAGTGCataaattcttaaattatttttgagcATTGTGTACATGCAGaattgtctgtgtatatgtgtacttgtatgtgtgagagagataaggagggagacaaacacagacacatggagagaaagagagagagatattgacTATTTTTTCACATTCCAGTCAGAGGACAGTATCTTGTCAACAAGATTTTTATTTCTACCATTTGATTCCAGTAACTGAATACATGTCAGACAAgaacttttacccactgagatatcTTAGTGGGACTCATTCCTTATTTTAATGACccacataaaatattcattttcttcacaaaGTATTTACagcaatgtttattttttctccatGTATGAAATACCTACAGATATatatcatacaacaaaagaaggtcatgaagaaaaacaaataatataaacctCTCAGAATGAAATTCCCATATTAAAATGAAGACTAACAGTAAGGGTTGTCAGAGATACTAAGAAACAAAATAGTCGTTGTTCCTGATCTAAGAAACCATTCTGTCAGCAGTATCATCGGAATGGTCCAAGAATAAAATACTTCTTAGTGGATGTGAAGATGTTATTGAAAGCCATTTGTATTCCCAGCTGAAAAATCTTGTAAATAACTTTTCACTGCTCTTGTGCTTATTTTCTAGAAATCATCAGTGAAGACTCTTCTGCTCAGCTCTTAGGTAGGGACTGATTCATCCTATACTAACTAATTAAGTGTGATTTACTTTGCAATTATTCAGTTTTATAAAatctcataattttttattttgtgaagttAGCATGTGACAGCTTACCTTGAGATATATAGGAAAGTTCCCCTGCATTTACTCTAGGACCTAGAAGATGGCAATACAGTGGAAGACTAGGAAGCCAGGCTTTTAGACCAGAAACATTTGTCTCCTCCACAGATGGAAGCAATGGGTTGCATATGATAAACAAATTGATTGTCCTCATTAAAAATCTTCCATGACTCTATGGGTTGGTCAAAGAATTTTTTCCCATTGATTCCTTTCATAATTATAGATTTCCACATTAGATAGATATGTAATTTCATAGATCTCAGACTctctcatctttttaaaatttatttttctcactcaTCTCTGCATCAACAAAAGCACTGCAGGAAAACGGAATGGAACATCTCTTAGTCTCGTTCCTATACTTCTTTCTGTTCTCCACTTGGTTATAGAATCCAAAACAACATGGTACATTTAAGAATAGAGCATTGATGTCACTTTAGGCTACATTGCCTAATTCTAACTAATGCCATTAAAAAACTCCTTTCAGTTTTGTCACTCTGTctgagaattttaagaaaaatgaaatcacccTTAATGAtcaaatttaagaagaaatatttGTCTCAAGAGCTGAGctattatgataaatatttaaaaattacatttcaaaaagaACCAGGCTCATAAATTTAGGATGGGTATtctgacagaaagagaaaagtaagctTCTTCAACATGGATCTATGTCCCTGCAGAGGAAGAGCAAAAAAGCCAGGGCAAAGGTCAACAGCATCAGAAAGATGAGGAAGGTGAAGAACCTGGAGATGATGAGGATGACAATGGAGAAGAAAAACCACCACAGAAACCACCACATCATCCTCGCCCTCCTAAACCTGGAAAACCACATGGCCCACCCcaggagggagatgaggagaaACCCCGCCCTCCTAAACCTGAAAAACCAGAAGGCCCACCCCAGGAGGGAGATGAGNNNNNNNNNNNNNNN encodes the following:
- the LOC102002815 gene encoding acidic proline-rich protein HP43A-like; this translates as MLVVLLTAALLALSSAQRANAEIISEDSSAQLLEEEQKSQGKGQQHQKDEEGEEPGDDEDDNGEEKPPQKPPHHPRPPKPGKPHGPPQEGDEEKPRPPKPEKPEEGPPQEGDEEKPRPPKPEKPEKPEDPPEEGDGSDDNGNNNGEDDN